In Salarias fasciatus chromosome 13, fSalaFa1.1, whole genome shotgun sequence, the sequence TACTGAGGTGCCTTTCATAGCTCTGTACTGATTTCCATTTCTCAGACGTATTGTCCAAAAACCTTCACCAGGCAGTGTGATCACTCCCTTCCTATTGATGGACTCTTTGCTCACTCCTAAATCCCATTCAGTCTTTCCTTTAACCTGAACCTCAAAGTAAAATTTACCTGAAGAGAAACTCTGTTTTCCTAAAACATTCACACATGGATCAAATCTCTCTGGGTTGTCTGGAAGCTTCTTCCTCACATCACCTTCACTCACTTGTTTTCCATCATCAGACAGGATGAGTTTAGGATGAGCTGTATCAGGATCAAGAGTCACATCCACTGcaaactgctgcttcctcttcagatcagcctcaaacagcttcttcatctctttgctgagagtctcctccagctgagccacagctctcACCACAGTCCCCTCATATGATGATGGACGGACGCTGACCTCTGTCCAGTCCttggtgggtggagcagctttcagggaggagaagccttggaggaggtggaggtggtcttcagagaggaagagctgctccacctctgagctcctcttcatcagctcacAGATCTCCTCTTCCAGATCTCTGATGAGaccttcagcctgtttctctctggcttcctcttcctccttcatcctctccatcagctgcttcaggcctcTCTCAACACACTCCTTCAGAGCAGTGAACACCTCAACACCTTCTGCTTtccctctgtctgcagcagctttactcctcttcacacactttCTGATCTCCTTGATCTTCACTCGTCTCTCCTGGATCATCTGTTGCATCTCAgcctctgtcttcctcagctccttcttctttccttcacatTCTTCACTCAGAGGAACAACACTGTGAGTCTTGTGCTCTAAAACAGAGCACAGTGCACAGACacatgtctgctctctctgacagaacagctccagaggtttatggtgcttcagacacatcctgccttccaggttctccacaggctccatcagctgatgtttCTTCAGGACTGACACTGTCAGATGAGGCTCCAGATGAGTCTGACAGTAGGAGACCAGGCACACCAGGCAGGACTTGAGGGCCTTCACTTTGGTTCCAGTGCAGACGTCACAGGGAACTTCTCCTGGTTTGGCAGCTTgttgctctgagctgctgctggctttgaGTTCAGCTTCACGTCTGAACTGAGAAACCATCTCAGAGATGAAGGTGTTGACGTTGAGTTCAGGTCTTCTTCTGAACCGTTTCTTACACAGGGGACAGTCACAGATGTTGTTGGTGTTCCAGTGCTGAGTGATGCACTGTTTGCAGAAGTTGTGTCCACATGGTATGGAGACTGGATCAGTGAACacttccagacagatggagcacagAAACTGATCTTCAGAGCGCAGATTGCTGGCAGCAgacatcttcacacactgaggacaacaTTGATTGAAGAGACTGTTAAATACTTTCATTGTCAACAATTCCACAGTTTCACATGACTTTATCTGACTGGAGTCAATCACTGATCTCTACACATACTGGATGGTACATTAATGTCAGGCtgggagctgaagctgcaggtcaTTGTTCACCCTGTTGACATTTCTGAGATCAAACTGAACAGAAAGTTTTGAAGAACCTGCTGGTCCAGTTAGTTAGAtagttagatagatagatagatagatagatagatagatagatagatagatagatagatagatagatagataaaactttattaatctcccaaagggagaaattcagatgtccagcagcacacacaaatcatatgcacacaaataaataacaaaagtacaataaaataGTGCTTATGTACTCGGTTTgactcaggcacatctgttgaacagcctgattgctgaggggatgaatgacctcttgaagcgctcggttctgcagcgcaatgaccAGAGCCTGTTCCTCCGGCCACTCTTTTGAGCTGtgactgtgtcgtgcagtggatgtttggggttcctcaagatacCCTGCATTAGGGCCCTCAGTTGTAGATATGTGAGTGAGTGGGAGGTTTTGAACTTGATCTGttgtcagactgaactctgaaTCATTGCATTTTTAacccaaacacattttattgggTAATAATCATGCTCAGAGTGACCTTTTTCCCTCTTTAGGTCCAACTGTGATGTGTCGCTCAAAGTCTACTACACTGTAGAAACCAGGTATAATAAGCTTTGTCAACAAGGAAGTGGAAAGATTTTCTTCAATTCCAATCTGACTTCTTCTTCAAATAATCATCAAAGCATCATCTCTGTTCATTTGCTGTATTtagttcatcatcatcatatcaTATTCACAGCTTACATACATCAGTTTTAGTCACTCACACCCTGAACAGGAGGTGAAAACTGGACCTGTCTGGACAAAAGAGGACGTTTGttcaccttcttcatcagtttcctgAGAGTCAGTATCAGTGTGATCAGCTGTACTCACCAGTGTTGGAGTCAGTGTCTGTGAAAGTCCAGAAGAACTCCGGTTAGATTTCTTACAGAGGAACTCAGAGACGTGTCTGAACTGCAGCTCTGcctttcactttctctttcacttcctCAGTGTGACGATGgatttattgtgtgttcctCCGTCCAGGGGGAAGGATTTCACTGTTGCAACAGCTcttcatcagcagggtaaaactaaccggTGTCACAATGGTCTAAtccacatttattttcatgaatttacatatattttcttttttttttcctttcatgtgttttttgcttgtgtggcatggtggggagttgcactcccctccacttgaggcagtgtggcttctaattactgggcgtctataaatatccctgctccgcccttcctcttcctccttcatgggactgacagacatgtggctgctgtcctgacagcGTGTCTGTGCAGGATAGTGTTTGGCCTCCCACAAAGGTACGcatgtcctgtttctctttagtccgcttagcagcctcagcagtgtatttaccccagccctgcgtttcacagctgtgaattgactgggagctggactgccctggagtctgtgtgggagcggtgtgtttcctgcagctgccgccgctgctgtatCGGGCTGTGTatgctctccttcatgctg encodes:
- the LOC115399739 gene encoding E3 ubiquitin-protein ligase TRIM21-like, which translates into the protein MSAASNLRSEDQFLCSICLEVFTDPVSIPCGHNFCKQCITQHWNTNNICDCPLCKKRFRRRPELNVNTFISEMVSQFRREAELKASSSSEQQAAKPGEVPCDVCTGTKVKALKSCLVCLVSYCQTHLEPHLTVSVLKKHQLMEPVENLEGRMCLKHHKPLELFCQREQTCVCALCSVLEHKTHSVVPLSEECEGKKKELRKTEAEMQQMIQERRVKIKEIRKCVKRSKAAADRGKAEGVEVFTALKECVERGLKQLMERMKEEEEAREKQAEGLIRDLEEEICELMKRSSEVEQLFLSEDHLHLLQGFSSLKAAPPTKDWTEVSVRPSSYEGTVVRAVAQLEETLSKEMKKLFEADLKRKQQFAVDVTLDPDTAHPKLILSDDGKQVSEGDVRKKLPDNPERFDPCVNVLGKQSFSSGKFYFEVQVKGKTEWDLGVSKESINRKGVITLPGEGFWTIRLRNGNQYRAMKGTSVPLALSSAPEKVGVFVDYEEGLVSFYDVAAAALIYSCTGCCFTGKLLPFFSPCLNDGGKNSAPLIICPVNQTV